The Ictidomys tridecemlineatus isolate mIctTri1 chromosome 1, mIctTri1.hap1, whole genome shotgun sequence DNA window AGTGGGGTTTTCCTtcctccccgcccccccacccctgcGGAGAATCGAACTGGGAGAACTGAACAAACCGCCCCTGGGTCCCATGAGGGAGAAAAACCCCGGAGCCGCAGAGAGGGGAAGAGGCAGCAACCGCAGGACCTGCCCGCTCGCCCCCGTGGTCCGCGCACCCCCGGGCCGCCCGCTCGCCCTGTCCCGCTAACCCCTCCCGATCGCAACCCGAGAGGGGCAGACGCGGGTTTCCAGCCCCTTTCATGGGGGAGAGGAGGCCGGGGGGAGCCCGAGAACAGCGACCACAGCAAGATCTGCACCCGGAGCCTCGGGAACAGCCCCGGAGGCCAGAACTGCGCCCAGCGAAGGAGCAGAGACAGGACCAGGAACAGCAGAAACCTCCCTGCAATCGTCTTTCCATTAGTCAATGCTGATTTCCTCTCCCGCAACCAAGAATTCACCTCCCGCCCCAGATAACCTAATATaatctatatatataaatatataatatataatgttcttaaattattcctgatttttttaacCAAGCTGCCAAGAAGAGAAGAACGTATTCTCCCCCTTAGCACTATTCTAATTTTTATGTGAGTGAATCTAAACTGCTGAGGAAGACCATATGTGAttgttaaattatatatatatatatatatacacacatatatatatttttactccGAGCAATGCTTATTCTTCTACATCCATAGATGCTTGAGAAGCTGTGTTTTTGTCATTCATGTgtattttcctttggaaaaagAAAGCGCCTATTTTACTAACCAAAGACTTGATTTTTACCCTCTTCGTTTTTATTCCCTCCTAGAAATCAGCCCAATTGGATTCATGTCAATATTATAAGAGATttttttagttgctttttttcttctttcagagagAGACCAGAATTCCAAATCAGAGCTACTTAGGGTGATAAGCTACGATCTTTGAGCTAGCTATAAATAAGATAtttcaagcaaacaaacaagcgACTTAAATTGGAGTAGAGGAACAAAAACGGTGTGAGACATcaggttgtgttttttttttttttgtgagattctgatcctaaaaataataaatgggggATTACGGGTTTGGAGTGCTAGTACAAAGCAATACTGGGAACAAATCTGCTTTTCCAGTCCGATTCCATCCACATCTGCAACCTCCACACCATCACCAGAATGCCACCCCCAACCCTGctgcttttataaataataacacaGCTGCCAATGGCAGCAGTGCTGGGTCAGCTTGGCTCTTTCCTGCTCCAGCTACCCATAACATTCAGGATGAGATCTTGGGGTCAGAAAAAGCCAAAAGTCAGCAACAGGAACAGCAAGACCCTTTAGAGAAGCAGCAGCTCTCCCCGAGTCCAGGTCAGGAAGCTGGAATACTGCCTGAAACAGAGAAGGCAAAGTCTGAAGAAAACCAAGGGGACAGTTCTTCAGAAAACAGCAATGGGAAGGAGAAAATACGAATTGAATCACCAGTTTTGACAGGGTTTGATTATCAAGAAGCCACAGGGCTAGGTACTTCGACCCAACCCTTGACATCGAGTGCATCCTCTCTTACTGGTTTCAGTAACTGGTCAGCAGCCATAGCGCCTTCTTCATCTACAATAATCAATGAGGATGCAAGTTTCTTTCACCAGGGAGGGGTCCCTGCTGCTTCAGCTAATAACGGTGCTCTGTTGTTTCAAAATTTCCCCCATCATGTCAGCCCTGGCTTTGGAGGCAGCTTCTCCCCTCAGATCGGGCCTCTCTCACAGCACCACCCTCACCACCCTCATTTCCAGCATCATCACAGCCAGCATCAACAGCAGAGGAGGTCTCCTGCCAGCCCCCACCCGCCTCCCTTCACACACAGGAGTGCTGCTTTTAACCAGCTGCCTCATTTGGCGAATAATCTTAACAAACCCCCCTCTCCGTGGAGCAGCTACCAGAGTCCCTCTCCAACCCCGTCATCTTCCTGGAGCCCAGGAGGTGGTGGATACGGAGGCTGGGGAGGCTCCCAGGGCCGAGATCACCGCAGAGGGCTGAATGGTGGAATAACACCCCTGAACTCCATCTCacctttgaagaaaaattttgcaaGCAATCACATTCAGCTCCAGAAGTATGCTCGTCCCACCTCTGCCTTTGCTCCAAAATCCTGGATGGAAGATAGCTTGAACAGGGCTgacaatatttttccttttccggTAAGATTATGTTCCATTAATAGATTAAGATGAATAAGGAAATAGCATGGTGTAATATCTCTGGAACTAAAGAGTTCGAATTGTCCATATTCACCTCAGAGCTCTTCTTAGAAAATGAAGCCGTTTCCAGACTTTATCAGAAGAGTGTAATTTGGAACAAAATGTTCAGCTGATTCTTTGGCAATTTTCTAATTATAGCCTTAATTTTTCCATAGATAATTATGCATACCAGGTAGCTAGTGATGTCATGATTATTAACTACAGTATCTTTCTTGCCTGACAAGAGAAATCAGGGTCAGTTTTCCCTGCTTAGTTAGGTGAGAACaaacaatatataaatgtaaatgtatttcaTTATAGAAGCCAATGAATATTTTCTGTCCATATGAAGTAACtgtgtaactttaaaaaaaatttcttttgacaCTGTTAAGATAGTGATTCACTGAAAATTGACTATTGAATTCCAGTTTTCTCACTAGGTTGTATTTTAAACCTGGACAGTCTTATTCAGTCAATACGTAATTCCTCTCAGACCTGTGCAAATTCTGGCCCGCCTTGTGTCAGTAAGGACTACTCGTGAGAGAGGTGATCTAAAGTGTAATTTGAtcaccatttttgttttattttttgtggtgctggggattgaacccgggtccttTCCCTGCAGCAGgctaataatttcttttaaatactatGAAACTATTAATCTCTtcgtgacttttttttttttttttgatgacgCCTTTCACCCATTTGTTTACTTTCCAGTGTTAACACTAGGGGTGTAGATAATTAAACCATTCCTAAAAATAGATGCAGGCAAAGATCACTTGTCTTTCTTGCTACCAGTATATCCTGTCTCTGGCAAGAGTCACATTGTTGGACGTTTTGAACTAATGAGCAGCCTGTTTAGTTGATAGAAACAAGATAAAGGGAATTTCATCATTAGTTGAGTATCACATGcctcattaaattttttattttgggagtaTGATCATTTATGTATGTTTAGAAAAGTTAGGTGGTAAGATAACATTGAGTCAGTCATCACAACAGCCCTACAAGGTAAGttctattattatccccattttacagataaggaaattatAGCTGCTATGGGTATGAATTCTAGGTTAAAAAacaaggattaaaaaaatgtgaccgTGTGTGTAATACAGACACGCATGTTGCAACTGGAGGGTTATTTAGAGTTATTTAAGGgacaaaacagtaaaaaatagTTGTAGTGTTCTCAAATTCCATGTTAGCATAatcctaaatatgtttttattagtaaCTATTTAGTGGGATGGGAAGTTTGCCAAGAGAATCCTGTTATTCTGTGGAATTAAATATCTGTTTCTACCCTAAGAATTCAGGTGCAATGtagcttaaaatatttagttaaatttagttttagattttaaaaaatgcttgtgTTGCCTGTTGAGCAGCTGTTGACATTTGCTTTTAGACACcatttttactcaaaataaagAGGAATTATGTTTTAGTGGTCAGATAAATGGCTGTGTAAGAAACTGACAGTCCTATAAGGTCTATTTATAAAAAGTTGCTCTTGATATTCCTTTGAACataaatttaaaggaaatgtAATGGAAAGGTAACATCTATGAATTATTTATgtattgctaattttaaaaatccaaggtGGCATTCTATAGCTTTTAACTGAATTAAAATTTGGCTCAGaatcaaacataattttcatTCTTAATTTGCTATTATACGATGACAGAATGAAATTTATGCAAACTCATGATTGTTTTCTCTCATTCTCAGCTTCTTGACTTATGATAAAGATTTGCTTtgggaaaaattaaaagttcagagaatgaattatatatgcacatgtgtacattaatatttttctgtgCGGGGTTAGTGGAATGTATTTAATGTGAAATCTTTTTGATCAATTTCTTTGGAGATTAAgctgatttataaaataataggCTAATACTAAAAGATATTCTTAGAAACTAACCCTTCCCTTGTCTATTTTGTTGAGAATGGAAAAAGGTCAAAGTACATGGCTCAAATATGGTAGGATAGATTTAGAAAGTAAACTGCTCATTTCTGCTCTCTTTCATCACCAGTTTTaggagtgtatgtgtgtgtgtgtgtgggggggtgactGGGAGAGACAACAAACCGTGGGGTGATTCGAAAGTCACAAGAGAAATAagtaatatgagaaaaaaatctctataaCAAACAACTCCTAgttgaaatttgaaaaaagttCATAAGAAGTAAATAAACTTAGGACTGTGGTGCTTGCTTAAATGAATGcagttcgtgtgtgtgtgtgtgtgtgtgtgtgtgtgttttaaacaatAATTCTTTTGAACTACTTTTTGGCAAAAAGTGCTCTGGGTTGATATAAATTGCGTGGTTAAATTTGATATGAAAAGGCTAGAAGGAACATTTCTTTGGACCCAGGAGACCTAGGTTGAAATCGTGGCTCTATCAGTAGCAGCATTGtgaggcctcagtttcttcatgaaGTGTGGAGGTGACCCAGGTGATCCCTAAAGTTCCTTATGATTCTAAAGCAGCCTACTGTGAAACCTCAACTGGGTGACTGTAATTCATActctttttttctaaacattcctggcttatttaaatttataatttgagCACTAATAATTTTAGGAAAGAAAGTTTATAGATATTAGTCATTAAATTTCAATTGCTGCTGAAAAGAATTCCCAAGATGTTATGGAGAGATCTTGAAATATATTACAGAAATTATAGGCTAGAGTTTAACATGGTTACATTATAATATTGATATTCAACCAGAGGTTAGCATGGAATTGTTATATTAAAGGGAATTATGTTCCTGAAATGTAACTGTTACTGggcaatgtttattttaatttgaaaagaaccagaattatttctatctttGTTTACTGCAGGCTTGGGTACACACagagaattaaaattaatgatgacattttaaattagttttttgtCTAATCTCAACATTTCCTTTTATCCATGGTTATAAAGCATGAGAAGAttccaaatatatgaataatGCTCCCTCCAATAACTTATATGGAAAGGCAttgcattttagatttttttgtattaaaatatatttataggctATTTTTGCTTAGCCTAAAACTTCATTGTACGAATTCAGATGGCATGCCTCAAGTCCTATTTTCCGGCATATTAAAGTAGTATGCATCTAATGAGAGCTAAGGTGCCTGCTGGGTTCTAAGTGTTTGACACATATTAACACATTTAATTCATTCAACAGTCCTGAGGTAGAAATTATTATTACTCACACATAAGAATCAACTCTTAACCACTATGCTAAAGCATTGTGTACCCTCAAGTCATTATAACATAGGCAAGTTTGGGGATGAGGAGAGAAGGTCTCCAAGAAGTgtggaagatggaagaaaaacttttacaaCCTTTACAAGTGTTGAACAAAGCTGATTGTAGGGCTGTAGGTCCTCTGGAGGCCTGAGGTGGAGGGCCACTTGAGCCTAGAGTTTCAGATCAGCCTGTGCAATATCgacagaccctgtctcttaaaacaaacaaacataaaatctgATTGCAGGGTTTTGAGAGTGAAAAATAATAGGTTATATTTGTTTATCAACTTTAAATGTTAAACTAAGATAATATTCAAGTcagtacttttgtttttaattttgagtggTTGCTATATACCAGGTACTAGGCTAGGtgctttcatatttattattttacttcatgTGTAGAATGTATCAACACTGTGACTTTTGGTTTTATTGCCtgattccaaaaggaaaaaaaaaaaaaaaaacagggcccATATTCTTGTGAGTACAGGAATGATTTGATCCTTACATTAAGGGGGGGAAAATCCTGTCTTGCCAAACTGATTCTGGAATTCTGGTAACCAAATCAAATAGTGAATTAGGACAACTGCCAACAATGATGTTTGAATATAGCACCACTTTAGTGGGATGCTTAGGTCCCTTGTCTTTGCAGGAAAGTAGAGGAGAGTTGCCTAGTTTGTATGCTGACACTCTGTTATCTACTGCTTAATTGTGCTCTTGCTTCTATTAGCTAAGAACTGGGAAGTCACACACGTCTCTTAAAAAGATTAACCTAAAACTGAATGGTAGGAAATACTTTAAGACTTAGAACCAGCCCCATTTGCCCTTACTTTAGACCCAGGTACCACAGATTTGTCAAGTTGTCTTAACTAGGCAAGTAATTCTCATCACTTTAATTTAAACTCTCCTCATGTCAGTTTATTGATGCTTAAATTCTGTACCACATCTTCTATTTGCAAACAGTCGCAGCAGTGTTTCAGTTCTGACACTCATGGTGAATTGTTGGAACCATCTCAACATGCAatcttattccattttatttttcttaatataatccCAAAAGGAATTTTTGcataggaaacattttctttgacTTAGAAAGGGGAGAAACTAACTTTCTGACTTGCAAATATGGGTTGGATGGTTCTAGCTTTAATAGAATTGAGATTCTGAAGAAACTTTGGGAAAAGCCTCCACATAAGATTTCCTCCCTCTTTgtagatttatttgtttttctgatggAGTGGGAATGATCttaggatagattttttttttggtattctatTTTGTCTTTGTAGAAACTgtagaatatagtcaacacattGTTCCAACACCTTTCAGAAAAAACCTGTTTATTGCCATCTTGGTGAAGGTGATGATTGCTAGTTGCAAGTAGAAAGATGCTTCCTAGTCATGAGGTTAAGATTTGGGAGTAATCCTTATTGTTGTTTatgaaaagaaatgggaaaggtGCCCTTAACTTGTGCCTAGATTTGAATTTTCCTGTATAAATTCATTTCCtgtgtgatttttctcttcagaTAGTAGGAAAATAATCTTGGAAGCTCTATTACCACATTATTTTTAGCAATGTGTTATACTTGGGTTTTTTGGTTTCATCACAGATAAGATAATGTGAATAGGTGTTTTTCTTTAAGTCAGAGAGCTTAGATTGTGAGcatccattttaattttgtggcaaatgcattatttcattttaattgagtAAAGGTGTCTATCAGAAATTAAAAGTATGTTTTTGCCatgataaattttcaaatatgtatatatgtatacacacacacacacacacacacacacacacacacacacacacacacacacacatatatattcaaatttaGTGTAGATTCTCATCAAAATTTTTCTGTCACATATTATTGAGACAGTGAATTACATTTTTCAAGTTCTCAGGAAATGCTTAagattataaaatgataaaatgtatgtcttattttattaaatcagTTTCTCCATGTGTAACATGAATAATTATTGAGAAGCTGTTTTGTGAAGCCAAATACATGGCATGGGCTGTGGATCCAAACAAACTGAAGTTTGACCCTGAATTCTAATTTGCATCATGGCCTTGAGTAAATCCCTTAATTGGAGGACAGTTCCTCATCAAGATAATAGTACCTAACAATAAAGGGTGAGGTACTTTAAGTATGTGGCCATATTAggcagcttaattttttttttaatttaaaatatggcttccaaatattgaataaaatcataaaataattacaagtATAGCTTGGGTtcctttaaaagattttgaaCAATTCTTGCTTTATTTCTCAAAGTACTCCTTTTGAATGAGTTATAGATGTGACCCAGGACAGGTAAATTGTTAGAAGAATTATCAGTTTTCTTGAAGGgaagtattataaataaataaacaaataaataaatacatgcacacgcacacacttatttattgatttgcagcctgtattttttagtattttgaaagAGTTTGTCTATAGTTGTTTTATTAAGAACTTTAGAACATGTATTGCTTTTATATACACTAAAGAAGAcaacattttaatggaaaaattgtGACTTTTTGGTAAGAAGTAGCAGATGATACTGTAGATTTGAATtgggtataattttatttttatcctggaattaggttttgttttcttatatcttaatttttaccATACATTTTTGAACACCTGCTATGTTATGGACTAGGCATAGGACTCTCAAAATTGATTTTATAGTGTATTCTGACCTGTGATAATCTTAAATTATACTGAACATGAATTTTTCGTCTTAAACATGATGAATAAATTATCAGCTAGCCTAATGATGTCATTTTAATCTATGATTAAACTTTAAGGCAAACTAACAGGCTCACCTTTAGGTTGGATAAAAACTATGTATAAATGTAACCATTAATGAAATGTGTGGAAACTTCCAAAAATATCTGGGCATTTGCAAGTATACACTTGTGTAAGTTACCTTGAATACTTATAACGTGCTGATTTACATTCTATGACAAAAGTACTACAAAAGGCAGACTGTAACCTATGAATAACAGAATTCAATCCAATTGATATGTCAAGGAACAACTCTATCAGCTGTCTATAGGTCCTGTCTCATGTTTTCAGACTTGATTATTAAAGTTTAGAGCCATAAGCTCTGCATGTCATTTCCATATTATAGGATATTTATTAGGTTGGACAGTTTCTTTTTgccaaatatttatcaaatatatcccagtcatttttatagtccaaaattattataattaatccCTAGGTTTTATACATTTTAAGACCATATTTATACTTAAAACATCATGTAATCTTTTTAATAATAGTTCTTTCAAGTATTCTTGAGGATTGCATCTAGTCCGTAGGTTCATGGTGCTAGTCAATAAAATAGCTCTTGTTAGTTTATTGTCTGTGAGACTTAAAAAGGACAGACACCTCAATATAAGAACATTACTACTAGAAAAATATCCTAATTATAGTAACGAGAGTTGAATCTGGATTTCATATATGGCTCTGACACTTCCTAGCTATGTGGCTCAGGGCAAACTACTCCAACCTTTCTGatccttcattttctcatttattttgtctgttttttttttctttttttgcttgtgtgatttttgagattaaaaaatatgtCTGATATTTGGCTTTCAGAAGATTCTGTTGTTAAACAAAAACAAGTCTTCCAATAGAAATATTAATTCAATCTTAAGAATAGCAgtttctttagttttaaaaataaaatgactgtaCTTAAGTAATGGTGGATTGGGCTAGataatgtttgttttcttgaaCCCACTTTTTATAAGTTTCTTCCAcagtgtttttaacattttttttttttttagttttagatggacacaacatctttgtttatttatttatttatttattttgtggtgctgcagtttgaatgcagtgcctcatgcatgtgaggcaaatgctcaaCCACTGCGCTACCCCAGCTCCgctcttttacatattttatcatGGAAAAATGTAAACATATACAATAGTAGGCAGAAGAGTCTAGCGAACTGCCATGTACTTGTCACCTGGCTTCATGAGCTGAGCTGTCTGCTCCTGGTGGCTGCTCCTGGCCAGCCTTTCTTCTATAGTGCTAACACTCTCTCTCCTTTTACGTTATCTTAAAGTACTTCCCAGATACAGTATCATTTCATCTGAAAATGGCTCAGGTATCTCTAAAAGATAAAGgagtctttaaaaaacaaaacacaacaaaagatagctttcaagttttttgtttttaaagaaaaagagtgagaaactgaggcaaagcCGTATTTCTGAGACCGCCAGCCTGTTCCACTGCTCAGCCTCCTCTTAATCACTACAGATGACACTAATGGCCTCATCTCCTTCTCAgccaccaaaacaaataaaaagaaaaaaggtccaGCCAAAATATCAGAACATCAGTTGGTGACCAGAAATTTGGGAGTCTTTTTTCCATCTTAGTCTTTCTCTGGGTCCTGGTTTCTGGACACTAGTGGTGGACCTCTGGAAGGAAGAATAATGAGACAGAGAACAGGAAAGGACTGAGTCTTTGGAGTTATACTTTTGTCTTTTAAGAGGAATGTAGAAGTAGCAGGTGTGGAGGCCCATGCCTGTTGCCCCAGctactctggagtctgaggcagtatcaaaagttcgaggccagccttagcaactaagtgagaccctgtctcaagataaaatattaaagggttgagtgcacctgggttccattcccaagaACTAACATCCATGTGCGCTGCCCTTGGAAGGAATGTGGAGGCTTGGGTCTTCTGCAGGTCTTGGCTCCACCAGCACTTCTCATTCCGTTCTCTTTCAGTGCACAGACATTTGATGCTTCTGATGGGCTGGGAATAATTAACCCAGGCTAAGGGCATCCTTCTTATGAAGAGTACAGTGTGGTGGCCTGTTTCATGCTTCAGGGTGGAGGAGGGGCTTCTGCCCAGGAGACTCTGGAGATCTAAGGATGTGGCAAAAGACTTGTGAGGACCCAAAAGGTAGAGGCTGCCTGAGGATTGTTCTCCAAGCTCACAAAAAGAAGAGATGTTGGTAGTTCTGGGACAGAAGTGTCAGTTTAGGAGTAAGGATTGCGCGTTTTGGGGCGCATTCCCCTGCTGACTCTAGGCTCTGCTCGGGCCTACCAGACATGAGGAAGAAGAACCCCAATGGCCACTCAGAGTCTTCGTGGGTCTTTGTAACTTCACCTCTCTGGGCTGAGTTTTAGTAGTATTTGCTTTCCTTAAACCAATGGTCCTTTGTTCTGAATGGGTTATTAGGTAATAGAAACCTTCTGGGATACTTGTGGGTTCAGAGATTTAGGTATGTGATTATCTCTATGAAAACAGGCTATAGGAAATAACAGAACAGCTGAATTGTCCTGCTGTAGTCAGTACCTAAAACATGTGAGTTTCAGGCTCTTTCCCACTGTCCCACAGAGAGAAGGGGCAGAGGAAGTGTTTATTCTGTTGACTGCCAGGCCATGGGCACCTGCTGTCGAATATCTCATCTCGTTTACTCCTTACCATAATTTCATAAAGGGAgcattattatcttcattttgagGAAGAAATCAGTGTTCAGTGCTGCTGCTGTATCAGCATTACTTGCCTactaagtgatgatttttttaaaaacatttttttaagttatacatgggcacaatatctttattttgtttatttatttttatgtggtgctgaggattgaacccagcacttcaGATACGCATGGTAAGCCttctctcactgagccacaaccccagcccataagtGATGATTTGAATGTAGGTCTTATGATAGATTCCAATGTTTTCTTTCTGCCAGGTAAGGTAAGAATGAGGAAGAAGGGTCTGATGGTCCAAGAACTGACTAATGGAGCCTCGAATGccagttcaattttttttagtaCAAATAAGTGATGATACGAAGTGTTTACCACATTAAAGATTTCTTTGCTTTCAAAATGACTGTAGTTAGTTTAGTGAAGgaggaattaaagaaaatgttctcAAAGGCTTTCTGGAGGGATCTTCTGATTCATTGGTTTAGGTGGGAAGCAGATGCAGCTGTTGATCTAGTCAGAGTGAAACACTGAAAACATTTCATCCCTTTATATGTAGTTTGTAATTCTGATAGGGAACATTTGGTAACATAAGAGCTCTTTGCCTCCTTTTAGAGATCATGATGAGAAAGTACTGATGGAAAAGGGAACTTGCTAAGAAATATGAGATGCTTCCTCCTAGGTCACACAACTACCTCTTTGACTTCAACCTTCGACACTTGTCTGCATTCAGATCATGTAAATAGAATGAAGGATTTCAAGCCTTGCGGATGTCAGTAGTGAAAATTCTAGTTCACGACAAGATTCATTTAAATGaactgccactcactgtgtgacTACAAGGGCAGTTAGTTAAACTCTTATAGCTTCATTTGCCTAAGATGGGACTAATAACAGTAGTGACTTCATATGGTGAGAAATTAATGAAGGCAAATGATAAATCACACAAGATGCATaacagaggcaggaggaacataTCAGCCCCTTCTCTGTTGGTGGGGATGAATTTACAGCACACTCTACGCGTGCTGTGTTAACATGTGGGTGTGAAAGTGAGAGAAGCTCATGATTCAGCAGGGAAGTAGTCCTATCTGAGCCTCTCGACATCCTGTACAATGCCCGAGTGCAGAGGCGAACTTCTGCCTGCACTGGGATGTGAGTGAGGTTCATTTGGAAGTGGGACTCTAAACGTGGAATGTATCATCAACTTTTGATGATCTGTGGAGTTAAATATCATTTGATCCAAAAagaatatttacattttgaaaaatcttgGATTAAACTCCCATATTACCTCTGATTAATTATGGGCCCTACTGGCATCTCAAACTTCCTATTTATTTTGGCAGCTGACATACTGGCATAGACtttctttttaaaccaaaatattttctttcccttcttcaccAGGGAACGTTTAAGCCAAAAAGAGAAGCTTCCATAGCCTGATAGAGATTGATAGCAGGTCTGAAAAGCAATCACAGTAACAGATATTTTACAGAAAGAGAATGAGTAAAGAGGATAGCTGATTTGGCTTTGGCTTTTAATAATTTGGTTATATTCAACtaattacattttgttttagaCCTGGTCCAGGAATGCCAAAACATACTAACTCAAGTTTATAAACAATTGAGTGGCAGTGGGGACAGTGGTGGGTAGATGGGATATAtttagatgagaaaattgaggctgaGGACAGCTACTACGTCTGAGCAAAAAACTTAGCTATCAATATCCCAACATCCTGCTCCAAAAATGGAACTTGAAGGGTTACATACCTCTCATTCTCCAACGGAAGTAAGCTTTCTTTTACGT harbors:
- the Cpeb4 gene encoding cytoplasmic polyadenylation element-binding protein 4 isoform X4, whose product is MGDYGFGVLVQSNTGNKSAFPVRFHPHLQPPHHHQNATPNPAAFINNNTAANGSSAGSAWLFPAPATHNIQDEILGSEKAKSQQQEQQDPLEKQQLSPSPGQEAGILPETEKAKSEENQGDSSSENSNGKEKIRIESPVLTGFDYQEATGLGTSTQPLTSSASSLTGFSNWSAAIAPSSSTIINEDASFFHQGGVPAASANNGALLFQNFPHHVSPGFGGSFSPQIGPLSQHHPHHPHFQHHHSQHQQQRRSPASPHPPPFTHRSAAFNQLPHLANNLNKPPSPWSSYQSPSPTPSSSWSPGGGGYGGWGGSQGRDHRRGLNGGITPLNSISPLKKNFASNHIQLQKYARPTSAFAPKSWMEDSLNRADNIFPFPDRPRTFDMHSLESSLIDIMRAENDSIKGQSSLFPMEDGFLDDGRGDQPLHGGLGSPHCFTHQNGERVERYSRKVFVGGLPPDIDEDEITASFRRFGPLIVDWPHKAESKSYFPPKGYAFLLFQDESSVQALIDACIEEEGKLYLCVSSPTIKDKPVQIRPWNLSDSDFVMDGSQPLDPRKTIFVGGVPRPLRAVELAMIMDRLYGGVCYAGIDTDPELKYPKGAGRVAFSNQQSYIAAISARFVQLQHGEIDKRVEVKPYVLDDQLCDECQGARCGGKFAPFFCANVTCLQYYCEYCWAAIHSRAGREFHKPLVKEGGDRPRHISFRWN
- the Cpeb4 gene encoding cytoplasmic polyadenylation element-binding protein 4 isoform X1 is translated as MGDYGFGVLVQSNTGNKSAFPVRFHPHLQPPHHHQNATPNPAAFINNNTAANGSSAGSAWLFPAPATHNIQDEILGSEKAKSQQQEQQDPLEKQQLSPSPGQEAGILPETEKAKSEENQGDSSSENSNGKEKIRIESPVLTGFDYQEATGLGTSTQPLTSSASSLTGFSNWSAAIAPSSSTIINEDASFFHQGGVPAASANNGALLFQNFPHHVSPGFGGSFSPQIGPLSQHHPHHPHFQHHHSQHQQQRRSPASPHPPPFTHRSAAFNQLPHLANNLNKPPSPWSSYQSPSPTPSSSWSPGGGGYGGWGGSQGRDHRRGLNGGITPLNSISPLKKNFASNHIQLQKYARPTSAFAPKSWMEDSLNRADNIFPFPDRPRTFDMHSLESSLIDIMRAENDSIKGRLNYSYPGSDSSLLINARTYGRRRGQSSLFPMEDGFLDDGRGDQPLHGGLGSPHCFTHQNGERVERYSRKVFVGGLPPDIDEDEITASFRRFGPLIVDWPHKAESKSYFPPKGYAFLLFQDESSVQALIDACIEEEGKLYLCVSSPTIKDKPVQIRPWNLSDSDFVMDGSQPLDPRKTIFVGGVPRPLRAVELAMIMDRLYGGVCYAGIDTDPELKYPKGAGRVAFSNQQSYIAAISARFVQLQHGEIDKRVEVKPYVLDDQLCDECQGARCGGKFAPFFCANVTCLQYYCEYCWAAIHSRAGREFHKPLVKEGGDRPRHISFRWN
- the Cpeb4 gene encoding cytoplasmic polyadenylation element-binding protein 4 isoform X3, with translation MGDYGFGVLVQSNTGNKSAFPVRFHPHLQPPHHHQNATPNPAAFINNNTAANGSSAGSAWLFPAPATHNIQDEILGSEKAKSQQQEQQDPLEKQQLSPSPGQEAGILPETEKAKSEENQGDSSSENSNGKEKIRIESPVLTGFDYQEATGLGTSTQPLTSSASSLTGFSNWSAAIAPSSSTIINEDASFFHQGGVPAASANNGALLFQNFPHHVSPGFGGSFSPQIGPLSQHHPHHPHFQHHHSQHQQQRRSPASPHPPPFTHRSAAFNQLPHLANNLNKPPSPWSSYQSPSPTPSSSWSPGGGGYGGWGGSQGRDHRRGLNGGITPLNSISPLKKNFASNHIQLQKYARPTSAFAPKSWMEDSLNRADNIFPFPDRPRTFDMHSLESSLIDIMRAENDSIKARTYGRRRGQSSLFPMEDGFLDDGRGDQPLHGGLGSPHCFTHQNGERVERYSRKVFVGGLPPDIDEDEITASFRRFGPLIVDWPHKAESKSYFPPKGYAFLLFQDESSVQALIDACIEEEGKLYLCVSSPTIKDKPVQIRPWNLSDSDFVMDGSQPLDPRKTIFVGGVPRPLRAVELAMIMDRLYGGVCYAGIDTDPELKYPKGAGRVAFSNQQSYIAAISARFVQLQHGEIDKRVEVKPYVLDDQLCDECQGARCGGKFAPFFCANVTCLQYYCEYCWAAIHSRAGREFHKPLVKEGGDRPRHISFRWN